In the Mya arenaria isolate MELC-2E11 chromosome 11, ASM2691426v1 genome, one interval contains:
- the LOC128207302 gene encoding uncharacterized protein LOC128207302 has product MLSYIIFGLCTCVAYTQDISWTWLSGKAVANEPVSKDQPGGRSGAAFWQQKDKQALWLFGGETPVGHDQPSVKNDLWRFSHGQWSLVNDGQSPDAPPGRQLAAACGLDDSFFVLFGGLGNNPQAQGEKVEDQDLLGDTWIFGLENNKWYTLEEFQKTEGAAFVNGSVPEARGDMAFWCQPGDTMSIFGGFGKNKTLYHDLWTFDLKTLKWEESTLSVSIPDNSKFASHLEYPTARSGSTTWIVGKRLFLWGGNILPTNFRKKHLMIGNTGDLWEYNQTSDTWAYRLGPRIACTTPGKYGEQGTADAENMPGCRRRAAAWVDIHGNLWMFGGDGVDDSQESVSVFKHSKLLSDVWHFDTVTFLWTWKGGSQQGEQKGVFGDIGQHSSDAHPGSRCEPVVWDSSVYNDEERRERKYFYIFGGVGHDLNGHDGYLNDVWMFDTNMDTSVLRNAPYAGPVFVVIVLACSLIVFVVIIYACNRNFYLKSASSKLNVKYSRVPDELEL; this is encoded by the exons ATGTTGTCGTATATAATTTTCGGCCTATGCACATGTGTTGCATATACTCAAg acaTTTCCTGGACATGGCTTTCTGGCAAGGCTGTTGCAAATGAACCTGTGTCTAAAGACCAGCCTGGGGGTCGAAGTGGAGCAGCTTTCTGGCAGCAGAAGGACAAACAG GCTTTATGGCTGTTTGGTGGTGAAACACCTGTGGGCCATGATCAACCTTCTGTCAAGAATGACCTATGGAGGTTCAGTCATGGTCAGTGGAGCCTTGTGAATGATGGTCAGTCACCTGATGCTCCTCCTGGCCGTCAACTTGCCGCAGCCTGTGGACTGGACGATAGCTTTTTTGTCTTGTTCGGGGGTCTTGGTAATAACCCACAAGCACAGGGAGAAAAGGTTGAAGATCAGGATCTTCTTGGTGATACGTGGATATTTGGtttggaaaataataaatggtATACTTTGGAGGAATTTCAAAAAACAGAAGGGGCAGCATTTGTGAATGGAAGCGTACCTGAAGCTAGAGGGGACATGGCATTTTGGTGTCAACCTGGTGACACTATGTCAATATTTGGTGGTTTCGGAAAGAACAAGACTTTGTATCATGATCTTTGGACTTTTGATTTAAAGACTCTGAAGTGGGAAGAGTCAACACTGTCTGTTTCTATACCAGACAATTCCAAATTCGCCTCCCATTTAGAATACCCTACAGCTAGATCAGGTTCCACAACTTGGATTGTTGGCAAAAGGCTTTTCCTCTGGGGAGGGAACATTTTGCCTACCAACTTCAGAAAGAAGCACCTCATGATTGGCAACACAGGGGATCTGTGGGAATATAACCAGACAAGCGACACATGGGCTTACAGACTAGGCCCTAGGATAGCATGCACAACCCCAGGTAAATATGGTGAACAGGGAACGGCTGATGCCGAAAATATGCCCGGATGCAGGCGGAGGGCAGCAGCCTGGGTAGACATTCATGGAAATCTGTGGATGTTCGGAGGTGATGGCGTGGATGATTCTCAGGAATCTGTTTCAGTATTTAAACATTCTAAGCTTCTGTCTGATGTCTGGCACTTTGATACGGTAACTTTTCTATGGACCTGGAAAGGAGGGTCGCAGCAGGGTGAACAAAAAGGCGTTTTTGGCGATATTGGTCAACATTCCTCAGATGCTCATCCAGGGTCCCGATGTGAACCGGTTGTGTGGGATTCTTCTGTGTATAATGATGAAGAAAGAAGGGaaagaaaatacttttatatattcGGAGGTGTAGGACATGATTTGAATGGCCACGATggatatttaaatgatgtttggATGTTTGATACAAACATGGACACATCTGTGCTTAGAAATGCTCCTTATGCTGGCCCTGTGTTTGTTGTGATAGTTTTAGCCTGTAGTTTGATAGTTTTTGTAGTTATTATATATGCTTGTAATAggaatttctatttaaaaagtGCTTCTTCAAAACTGAATGTGAAGTATAGTCGAGTACCGGATGAACTTGAACTCTAA